The Syntrophotalea acetylenivorans genome contains the following window.
GCGAATCAATAGCTCAACCCGCACCCCGGCCTGAGCCGCCCGATAGAGGGCTTTTGCAATATCGCCATCTTCCAGAGCATTCATTTTGAAACGTAAATGACCTTCCCGTTCCTGTTGCTGATGCTCAATTTCACGTTCGATTTTTGCCAGTAAAGCTTTTTTAAGGGACTTGGGTGCCACCAGTAATTGCTGGTAGCGGCGAGCCGGGGTGTACCCGGTGGTCAGATAGTTGAAAAGTTCGGTAGCGTCCTGACCAATCTGCTTGTCATAAATGAGCATCCCCAGATCACTATATAGACGGGAGGTCTCCGGATGATAGTTCCCCGTGCCAATATGCACATAGCGACGTAAGCCTTTATAATCTCGGCGAACCACCAGAATTACCTTGGCGTGAGTTTTGAGGCCGACGACTCCATAAGTGACATGAATGCCGGCTTCCTCCAGGCGGGTCGCCAGGCGGATATTGGCGGCTTCGTCAAAGCGTGCCTGTAATTCCACCACAACCGCAACCTGCTTGCCGTTCTGGGCGGCTTGAATCAATTGATCAAGGATCGGACTGTCACTGGAGGTGCGATACAGGGTCATCTTAATCGCCTGTACCTTGGGATCTGTTGCCGCTTCCTTTAAAAATCGCCCTACGGACGAAGCAAAGGATTCGTAGGGATGTTGCAGCAGAATGAACCGGGCCTCGCGAATATCATAGAAGATATTGCGTCCTTTGGTGAGTTGCGGGTGATCGATGGGCAGGTGGGGTATGTCTTTCAACTGTGGCAGGGGAAGAGCGGTGAGTTGCATAAAATCCCGTGCACCTATAATACCGTTAACCTCAAACACATCGGCTTCTTGGTCCAGGCCCAGTTCTGCGGCAAGAAGGCCCCTGTGAGATTCATTCATGTCGGGCAGGATTTCGAGTCGCACAATGGGCGCAAATTTCCGTTCGCGCAAGGCCGATTCGATTAATGCCAGCAGGTCGTCGGCATGTTCCTCAGATTTATCGGTATTGGCATTGCGAGTAACTCGAAAAAGATCGCAACTGACGACCTCCATGGCCGGGAAAAGCATATCGAGGTTGTTGGCCATGACATCCTCGAGCAGAACAAAACGGTTCTGGTCGTCAATCGGCAAGAAGCGAGGGGCGCCGCGCCCGACCGGTACCTTGACCCGGGCCAGGGAGAGTTCACCACTGCCTGGATAACGCAGGTTTACCAGCAGGTTGAGAGAGAGATTAGAGACGAAGGGAAAGGGGTGGGCCGGATCGATGGCCTGCGGGGTTACCATCGGATAGATGTTGTCGTAAAAGTTGCTGCGAAGAGCGTTTTTTTCAGTCTCAGTTAAATCCGTGTAGGTGCAAATAAAAATGTTTTCTTGGGCCAATTCTCTGGTTAAATCGATCAATATTTTCTGTTTGTGCTTTTGGTGATCTTTGATGACTTCATAGCATTCGGCAATCTGTTCATCGGGAGAGCGACCGTCAATGGTACGTTTTTGCACACCGGCCAGAGATTGTTGTTTGAGTCCGCCAATCCTCTTCATGAAGAATTCGTCAAGGTTGGAGCCGGCAATAGCGAGGAACTTAACTCGTTCAAGAAGAGGAACACGCAGGTCAGCCGCCTGAAGCAACACACGATGGTTGAATTGCAGCCAGCCAAGTTCGCGGTTTAGATAATGTTGTGAATTGTTGAAAGGGCAAGGATCGGGTAAAGAATCGGATATCTTTGGGATGGATTCAGTACGGCTCTTATTCTGTTGCTCTTGCAATGGTCATAATCCTCGTTGAAGGAATGATTGGTGAGCAAAGTTACCGTTTTGTATAACCCTCTTTGACTTATAGCATGCTTTTAAGTTGGATGCATCCCTGATGGAAGTGAGTTCATGCGACAGCATTAAAGGTCGTTGCAATCAAAAAAAGGTGGGTTTTGAAGGTTATGCCGGGCTAAAATGCAGTAACCAAAGGTTCAGTTTTTATAACCCAGGAGAAGAACTTGCCTCAAAAACGTCTGGCCGCAATCGATATCGGTACCAATTCAATCCGTTGTATTATCGTAGAAGCCTGCGGGGAAAGCGGTTATCGAATTTTGGATGACGAAAAGGCGACTGTTCGTCTTGGTGCCGGGCTTCACCGCAGTGGCAATATTAGTTCGCAAAGTTGGCAAGCTGCCGGAGAAGCGCTGTCACGAATGCGCAGAATTGCTGAGGGCTTCGGAGTGCGGGCGATTGAGGCTGTAGCGACCAGTGCCGTGCGTAAGGCCTGTAACGGACAGCAGTTTTTGGAAGATATGCTGGAGCGGGGCGGTTTTCCTATCCGTGTCATTAGTGGCGAGGAAGAAGCGGAACTTGCCACTCTCAGCGCCTGGCGCCACTTTGATATGAAACACTCTCGTCATGCGCTTATTGATATCGGTGGCGGGAGTGCAGAAATTGTTTTGGCTACTGGAGACCATATAGAGGAGGTGCTTTCCTTAGAGGCCGGGGCGATATTCATGACAGACAGGTTTCTGTCCAGCGAACCGATCCTCCATGGCGATTTGAAAGGGGTGCAAAAGTATCTGCGCAAGCAGACCCGTAACCTGTTTGAAAAACATGAGTTTAACCTTCAACAACTGATCGGCTCGGGTGGTACCATCACTAACATCGGCAGGGCGGTGATGGCTCAGCGTAAGGAATCCTTTAATTCGGTACATGGATATGAAGTGCTCCATTCCGATCTTGTACATCTGTTGACAATGTTAGCTCGTTTGACACCCAAAGAAAGGGCGACGGTACCTGGAATCAGTCCTGAACGGGCCGATATTATCGTCGCGGGTGTTGCCGTGGTCGAGGGGCTTATGAGAAACCTCGGTGCGAATATTTTAAAAATCAACGAAAGAGGTATTCGAGAAGGCCTCATTATTCGCAGCCTGCAGAAGCATGACCTGGTTTCAGGAGACGTTTCTGTCTTAAACTGGCGTACCTCCGTGGAGGAGCTGGCGCGCTCCTGTCAAGCAAACCTGGGCCATGCGAGACAGGTTGCCCGTCTGGCCCTGAAGTTGTTCGATGCTCTGCGGGAACAGGTTTTCTTTTCAGAGGACGATCTTTTGTTATTAGAAGCCGCGGCTTTGTTGCACGACATCGGATATTTTATCAGCTACAAAAGCCATCATAAGCATTCTTATCATCTGATTCGCCATGCTCGACTGGATGGGTTCTCTCCACGACAAAAGGAGTTAGTCGCCAATATTGCGCGCTACCATCGGGCTGGTCTGCCCAAGAAAAAACACCCCAATTTTAGTCACCTGTCTGCTGAGGATCAGCAACTTGTACAGCAACTCGGAGGAATTCTGCGGTTGGCAGACGGATTAGACCGGTGTCGCGATCAGCGGGTTAAGGAGTTGTCCTGTCGTATTGAAGGGGGTCGGTTGTATCTCAAGCTGCACGCTGATTGCGAGGACCTATCCGTGGAGGTCTACGGTGTCAATCGTAAGGGAGACCTGTTTGAAAGGGCTTTTGGGTACAAGGTTCTGGTCGAGAGGTTTTCGTGAAACAAGCCTTATTGCAGCATGTGCGTTGACCGGAGGTGAGGGTTGAAGTATTCTGCGCCGGTTCAATTGTCTCCAGCTGTCGAGGTGTGTTAACCTTGAGCTGTTAATTTCCTTTGAATCAGGGTTTTTCTAATGACTTCTCCCTCTGAGCAGCCAAAGAATATTTGCACCATTATCAAATGCCCAACCTGCCAGCAGACGACCCGCTGGCAGAATAACCCTTATCGACCTTTTTGCAGCAACCGTTGTCGATTGCTTGATCTTGGCTGCTGGGCCGAGGAAGAATATAGGGTTTCCGGTGAGGACCGGATCAATATTTCGGACACAGAAGAAAACTTCGAATAAACAATAATTTAGAAGGAACAGTTAATGTATTATCTTACAATTCATACCCAGTTTGCAGCAGCCCATAACCTGATTCACTATCAGGGAGATTGCGAAAATCTTCATGGTCATAACTGGAAGGTAGAGGTTACCGTGACGGCCAAGGAGTTGGACAAAGCCGGTCTCGGGATTGATTTCAAAGTGCTCAAGCGTGAAACCAACAAGCAGCTGGACCTGCTTGATCACAAATATCTTAATGACCTTCCTGCTTTTCGCGAAAGCAGCCCTTCTTCAGAGAATATTGCCCGTTTTCTTTACGAACAGTTGCAAGGGGTCTTGAACGACGGAAATGTCGCTGTCGATAAGGTGACGGTCTGGGAGTCGGATTATGCCTGTGCCAGCTATGTCGCAGACTGATGGCCAGCTGATCGAGCTTTTCTCTTCAATCCAGGGAGAAGGGCTGCTGATCGGTTTTCGGCAGATATTCATTCGATTGGCATTATGCAACCTTTCCTGCCGCTACTGTGACACACCCTTCGATGTTGCCGATTCCTGTCGTGTAGAAACCGCCCCCGGTGCCGGAAGCTTTTTCGCTCTGCCCAATCCCGTTTCTCTGGACGTACTGTCTAACCTTATTGCTGACTGGCTTGATCGCCTGCCCGGCGGGCATCACTCCATCAGTATTACCGGCGGTGAACCTTTAATGCAGGACAAGGTTCTGCAGGGATGGCTACCGGTCTTGGGGCAGCTGCTGCCCATACATCTCGAAACAAACGGCACCTTGCCTGATGCCTTTGAACCCCTTGTCCCCTTTGTTGACTGGGTATCAATGGATATCAAGCTGGCGTCTCTGACCGGCGAACCGACCCCATGGCTCGCTCATGAGGACTTCCTGTCGCTGGCATCGGATCGGGGGTGTTGCGTTAAGGTGGTGGTCGGGACGGAAACGACCGTAGAAGAAGTGCAGCAGGCCGCCGATTTGGTGCATCGTAAGGCTCCGTCGGCGCCGCTGATTCTGCAACCGATAACCATGGCAGGACAGGTCGGAACGGCCGCAGCCCATTTGTTTCGTTTGCAGGAACAAGCGGCGCGTATTCACGGGCTGGTGCGGGTTATCCCTCAAACCCATGCTTTTCTCGGTTTGCTGTAACGCACGGGCCCGTCGTCCTGTTTGCTGTCCGTTTTTTTCAAGGGTGGTGTCACTCACGCGAAAAGCTTTCACCGCAGAGTGCGCAGAGGGCGCTGAGAAAAGCTAAACCCGTTTTCCTGGTTTTCTTTGTGATCTCTGCGTTCTCTAGAGAGCAAAGCGAACGGGCGGTGAAAATCTTTTTTGCACATTTTATTACATGTAATCCAAGTTATTTACTTGAACCAGGCAGGTGGTCGGCCGTTGCATTGTTTGGGAGGGAATTGTGATTATTGAAGAGATGACGATGCCGGAGTTTGTCCGCGGCCTGGAAAAGACCCGAACTGTACTGGTACCCTTTGGTGCCACCGAGGAACATGGCCCGCACCTGCCTTTAAATACCGATACCCTGCATGCCGTCGAGGTTGGTCGCAAGTTGGCCGAGAAGAGGGCCATATTTATCGCGCCGCCCGTACCTTACGGCGTGTGTCGCTCGACCAGTCAGCACCCCGGCACTCTCTCGATCTCTACCCAAACCCTGCGAGCTTTAACCCTTGATATTGTAAGCGCCCTCTATCGCCAAGGTCTGCGAAATGTCATTCTGCTTACTGGGCACGCCGGTGGCACCCATACTTCGACTCTGATTGATGCCGGGGAGGCCTTGCTGGAGCGTTTCTGCGATTTGAAAATCGCCGTATTGACCGAGTTTATGCTGGCAGCCAAGGAAGGACGCGGGCTTATCGAAACAGTAGACGACTCCCATGCAGGCGAAATCGAAACATCCCGTATTCTTAATTCTCATCCGCAATTGGTTAAGGGAGAAGCCGAACGGGAATACCCGTCTTTTCCCGTGGGGATTTTGGTCCGTGATAAACGCCGGTTTTGGCCCGGTGGGGTGTGGGGAGACCCGACTCTGGCATCGGCAGAAAAGGGCCGCCTGCTTGAGGATTTGGTAGTCCAGTGCCTTGACCGGTTTGTGACCAGACTGGAGGAGTGGCAGGAATAGACGCTCCGGGAGCTAAAGGGGAGGGTGTTTCAGTTGCAGAGCCTTTTGAACGCAGGGTGGAACAAAGTCGTCAATTTTGCCGCGCATGGAGGAGACCTCTTTGACGATGGAGGAACTGAGATAGCCGTAGCGAACCGATGTCATCATAAACAGGGTTTCCATCTGGTTGTTCAGGGAATGGTTCATCTGGGCCAACTGGAATTCGTTCTCGAAGTCTGAGACGGCACGCAGGCCCCGCAATAAAACCCGAGCCCCTTTTTCCTCCATGTAGTTAACCAGCAGTCCGTCAAAGGTGTCGACTTCGATCTGAGGATAATCCTGCAATGTTTCTTGAATTAGCGCCAGTCGTTCATCGATATCGAACAGGGCTTTTTTATTAACGTTTTGCGCCACGGCAACGATGAGTTTGTCGAAAATCTGCAGTCCCCGCAAGATGATATCGAGATGCCCGTTGGTAATAGGATCGAACGATCCTGGATATACGGCTATTTTTTCACTCATGTATGCGGCTCCTCGCATTGGCAGCGGGTCAACAGGAAGACCTGAGTAGCGCCGTAGCGACGCTGGACATCGGTTTGTAATTGGCCGATTCGTTCAGGAATACTTTCCTTGGTAGAGGCCTCCACGCACACTATACCATCTTCATCGAGCAGGCATAGGTCGGAAATCATTTCCAGGGTTGGCGTGAGCAGGCCCTTGTCGTATGGTGGGTCGAGAAAGATCAAGTCAAAGGGGGCGCTGCTTTGCGTTAGGGCTAATTTGTCAAGGACCTGGCCGTTAATCAGCCTGATCTTGTCCTTAAGGCGGCAGGCCCCGGCATTCTTTTCAATAAGGGCGGCGGACTGGCTCCCCTGGTCGATCAAGGTTGAATGGGTGGCGCCGCGGCTGAGAGCCTCCAATGAGAGGGCTCCAGAGCCGGCATAGAGGTCTAGAACGCGCCGGTTGCTAAAGGTGCCCAGGCGGCTTAACAGCATGCTGAAAAGGGCCTCGCGGACACGGTCGCTGGTCGGGCGAATTTGATTGCCGTCAAAGCTTGCCAGCCGGGTACCCCTGGCGCTGCCGCTGATGATACGCATGATCGTCTACCTCGAAAAAACTGCACCATTACCATGCCGGCGAGATTGCGTCAAGAGGCCGGTAATACTATGATATCTCCTCAGGAGGAGTTATGGAAAGACCCGATCTGGCAAAATATGCAACCCGTAGCAAGGAAAGCCGTGGCCGCAGACATGCGGAAGACTTCAAGGATATTCGATCGGCCTTTGCTCGAGACCGGGATCGTATTATCCACTGTGCCGCTTTTCGCCGCCTGGAATACAAAACACAGGTTTTTGTCAATCATGAGGGTGATTATTATCGTACCCGGTTAACCCATTCGCTGGAAGTGGCTCAGATTGCCCGCGGTATTGCCCGCCAGTTGCTGCTGAACGAAGACCTGGTTGAGGCTCTGGCTCTGGCTCATGACTTGGGACATACGCCTTTTGGTCATACGGGAGAGGAAGTGCTCAATCAGTTGATGACCGAGCATGGTGGCTTTGAGCATAATCGGCAGTCTTTACGTATTGTCGAGACTCTTGAAGAACGCTACCCGGAATTCAATGGCCTTAATCTCAGTTGGGAGACCCGTGAAGGCATCATTAAACATTCTTCGGATTATGACCAGGCCGCATCGAGCGATTTAATCGAATACTGTCCCGG
Protein-coding sequences here:
- a CDS encoding creatininase family protein encodes the protein MIIEEMTMPEFVRGLEKTRTVLVPFGATEEHGPHLPLNTDTLHAVEVGRKLAEKRAIFIAPPVPYGVCRSTSQHPGTLSISTQTLRALTLDIVSALYRQGLRNVILLTGHAGGTHTSTLIDAGEALLERFCDLKIAVLTEFMLAAKEGRGLIETVDDSHAGEIETSRILNSHPQLVKGEAEREYPSFPVGILVRDKRRFWPGGVWGDPTLASAEKGRLLEDLVVQCLDRFVTRLEEWQE
- the rsmD gene encoding 16S rRNA (guanine(966)-N(2))-methyltransferase RsmD, with the translated sequence MRIISGSARGTRLASFDGNQIRPTSDRVREALFSMLLSRLGTFSNRRVLDLYAGSGALSLEALSRGATHSTLIDQGSQSAALIEKNAGACRLKDKIRLINGQVLDKLALTQSSAPFDLIFLDPPYDKGLLTPTLEMISDLCLLDEDGIVCVEASTKESIPERIGQLQTDVQRRYGATQVFLLTRCQCEEPHT
- a CDS encoding DNA gyrase inhibitor YacG → MTSPSEQPKNICTIIKCPTCQQTTRWQNNPYRPFCSNRCRLLDLGCWAEEEYRVSGEDRINISDTEENFE
- a CDS encoding Ppx/GppA phosphatase family protein; amino-acid sequence: MPQKRLAAIDIGTNSIRCIIVEACGESGYRILDDEKATVRLGAGLHRSGNISSQSWQAAGEALSRMRRIAEGFGVRAIEAVATSAVRKACNGQQFLEDMLERGGFPIRVISGEEEAELATLSAWRHFDMKHSRHALIDIGGGSAEIVLATGDHIEEVLSLEAGAIFMTDRFLSSEPILHGDLKGVQKYLRKQTRNLFEKHEFNLQQLIGSGGTITNIGRAVMAQRKESFNSVHGYEVLHSDLVHLLTMLARLTPKERATVPGISPERADIIVAGVAVVEGLMRNLGANILKINERGIREGLIIRSLQKHDLVSGDVSVLNWRTSVEELARSCQANLGHARQVARLALKLFDALREQVFFSEDDLLLLEAAALLHDIGYFISYKSHHKHSYHLIRHARLDGFSPRQKELVANIARYHRAGLPKKKHPNFSHLSAEDQQLVQQLGGILRLADGLDRCRDQRVKELSCRIEGGRLYLKLHADCEDLSVEVYGVNRKGDLFERAFGYKVLVERFS
- the queD gene encoding 6-carboxytetrahydropterin synthase QueD, giving the protein MYYLTIHTQFAAAHNLIHYQGDCENLHGHNWKVEVTVTAKELDKAGLGIDFKVLKRETNKQLDLLDHKYLNDLPAFRESSPSSENIARFLYEQLQGVLNDGNVAVDKVTVWESDYACASYVAD
- a CDS encoding 7-carboxy-7-deazaguanine synthase QueE, giving the protein MPVPAMSQTDGQLIELFSSIQGEGLLIGFRQIFIRLALCNLSCRYCDTPFDVADSCRVETAPGAGSFFALPNPVSLDVLSNLIADWLDRLPGGHHSISITGGEPLMQDKVLQGWLPVLGQLLPIHLETNGTLPDAFEPLVPFVDWVSMDIKLASLTGEPTPWLAHEDFLSLASDRGCCVKVVVGTETTVEEVQQAADLVHRKAPSAPLILQPITMAGQVGTAAAHLFRLQEQAARIHGLVRVIPQTHAFLGLL
- the coaD gene encoding pantetheine-phosphate adenylyltransferase; the protein is MSEKIAVYPGSFDPITNGHLDIILRGLQIFDKLIVAVAQNVNKKALFDIDERLALIQETLQDYPQIEVDTFDGLLVNYMEEKGARVLLRGLRAVSDFENEFQLAQMNHSLNNQMETLFMMTSVRYGYLSSSIVKEVSSMRGKIDDFVPPCVQKALQLKHPPL
- the ppk1 gene encoding polyphosphate kinase 1 — encoded protein: MQEQQNKSRTESIPKISDSLPDPCPFNNSQHYLNRELGWLQFNHRVLLQAADLRVPLLERVKFLAIAGSNLDEFFMKRIGGLKQQSLAGVQKRTIDGRSPDEQIAECYEVIKDHQKHKQKILIDLTRELAQENIFICTYTDLTETEKNALRSNFYDNIYPMVTPQAIDPAHPFPFVSNLSLNLLVNLRYPGSGELSLARVKVPVGRGAPRFLPIDDQNRFVLLEDVMANNLDMLFPAMEVVSCDLFRVTRNANTDKSEEHADDLLALIESALRERKFAPIVRLEILPDMNESHRGLLAAELGLDQEADVFEVNGIIGARDFMQLTALPLPQLKDIPHLPIDHPQLTKGRNIFYDIREARFILLQHPYESFASSVGRFLKEAATDPKVQAIKMTLYRTSSDSPILDQLIQAAQNGKQVAVVVELQARFDEAANIRLATRLEEAGIHVTYGVVGLKTHAKVILVVRRDYKGLRRYVHIGTGNYHPETSRLYSDLGMLIYDKQIGQDATELFNYLTTGYTPARRYQQLLVAPKSLKKALLAKIEREIEHQQQEREGHLRFKMNALEDGDIAKALYRAAQAGVRVELLIRDSCRVRPNLPGLTETVRVVSIVGRFLEHTRLYYFRNAGQEEYFIGSADAMKRNLEHRVEVLVPVTEPKLQQELWKMLETQWHDQRCAWDMQEDGSYIQRQPKPDEDHPGSQELTIQAAKKRKNDVMRQKERKGKKGRQRNLR